The region ATAAGATTCAGATGCCAGAAAGTCCCATTTGATTTAGGTTTCAGAGTGGTTCATTCATAGTTAGTAAGAAAGTTTTGATAAAGAGTGGTTCATTCATAATTTAAGATTCAGATGCCAGAAAGCCCCACTTGATTTTACTACACCAATGATAATCAGAGTTTTCTGCAACATAAATTGCATTAGGAAATACAGAAGAACACAAGTTAATGAATAAAATTGTCTGTGAATTAGACAGTAAAATTTTGAATATTACCATTCTTAACCCCGCAATGAAATGCACACCCATATCGAGAATAAAGCCTCCCTGctagaaagaaaaaaaatgataACTTCACATAAGGAACCAAATAATGTTGAGAAAAACAGGATAAAATTGGTATGCAAAATGCTAATAACACAGGAAGTTAataaaaaatttcagaattttaaaTAGCCAGTGCTAGTATAGCCTGATTTAGGAAATACAGAAAACAATAATGAATGTTAATGAATATAGGCCAGAAGTTCGTAGTACTCCATCGGCGATGTCAAATAAACTAAAAAGAATTCATATCTGAGAAAGAAATCTCAGACTTATTTTGATAAAGTGTGTAAATTTAGGAAACATATTCAATTATTAAATTATAAAGTAGATTTTCCCCCCTACATTTTTATGCCAGAATAGTAGAGTTGATTAAGTGATTCAAAGCTACGCCAGATACTCTCCTGTACTAAAACAAATACTGAATGTGTAACTTAATTTCAAAGCACATACAGTAAAACTGCGTCTCCAAGAACTTGAAAAGTATGGGTTTGAACTGTTCATTGATCCTTCTACAATAACTTGGACACTCATCATTTTGCCAATGTCAGCAATTAGCTTCTTGCCCTGCCAAACAAACTACGTAAATGGACAGGCAGATTCATAGGTTAAAATGTCAAAACAGAAACAAAAATACCTCAATTAAGGCGGGTTCAAAACGATAATTTTCAGCCACAGACCAAATTATTTGGCCAGGAGCATCAGCAGAAATCGATTTGTACGTAGATAATGCAGTTTCCAGCTCATTTATACCTGCAGTATCAGATTAATGTTAATCAAGTTGAGAGTTTAGGATAAGGTAACTGAAACTTTCATATAGTAGGGAAGGAGAGAATATATGTGGATCACCTAATAAAAATAAAGAGAACGGCAACAATATTAATAGTAAAAGAGAATCTCTACCAAGGGCCAGCAAAAGTTAGAGCTACTACTTACAAGATGCTGCAGGTTTCTCTTCATATCCACAAAATCAGCCACCAACACACACAGTACATTCAAATAAAGAGGAAATATAGTCAGAGGCACAAAAAGATTAATAACAAAATTATGATTATCAAatgttaacccataatgcctactttttctacatcgagaaacaaatggaacagttggtgaaatttaacccataatgctTAGTCTtcattgctagcattgcaacacaataattattgttgagaatactcaataaatgtatgaaccaagaaaaatgaaaccaaaaatgaacaatagcgaacgtcagaagagaaaccaagtaatatgaagattagaaaaatacctatggtgtcaaaatcgaacagctaacaacgaattaatagaaggaggaaacgtcgtagatctaacagaggtggaaggagaacgccttagaagtagcgaaaatcgtagcagtgagaaccctaacgtgaaaaagaacgaaaataacagagagtgaaataacaaagcgcgcagtatgttataattttaatgtttactaaaggggaccttagagggcgcttgtggaaaaaaagcgccctctaaagggggcctaagagggcgcttatgaaagcgctctctaaggctttccaaaagcgctttataaactggaaatgcacatggacttatagagcgcttttttaaaagcgccctctaagggtaaccttagagggcgctttctaaaaagcgccctgtattgttgtccctctatctcctccttattttttcgcttcaccttagagggcgctttattacataagcgccctctaaagtgcgctgtctattccagttgttcgctccttattttttggcttcactttagagtgcgcttttgtaataaagcgccctctaaggtgcgctgtctattccagtttttggcgtagtgattaGAAACTCTTGGTTTAGATATTAATAATGTGAGAGGACACACATATGATAATGGATCAAACATGAAAGGTAAACAACAAGGTGTACAAAAAAATTATTAGATATTAACCCTAGAGCATTATACACACCGTGTGGTTGTCATACCCTTAACTTTACACTTTGTGATATTGCGAATTCTTGTACTAAAACTAAATATTTTTTTGGAGTGTTACAACATATTTATACTGTATTTTCTCATTCGACAAAATGTTGGAAAATTCTTAGAGACAATGTGAAAGGTTTAACTATTAAAAAATTGTCACCAACATGTTGGGAAACTAATGTGAATAGTGTATATGAAATTAAATCTCAAACTTCAGATGTAAGAGAAGCATTATTTCAACTAGCTGAACAAGATAATGATCCGAAAATTAAGAGTGAAGTTGAATCTTTAGCAACTCATGGAATTGGAAACTTTGAATATTTAGTAGCTATGATTATTTGGTTTGAATTGTTAACTGATGTTAAGGAAATTAACAAAAGTTTGCAACAAAAAAAAGACATGCGTATTGATGTGGCTATAGAACTAGTAAAAGGTTTGAtcaagtatttgaaaaaatatagaGAATCTGGATTTGAAAATGCTAAGGCTAGTGCTGAAAAGATTAAGAATGAAATGGAGATTGAATGTGTGTTTATTCAAAAACGTCAAATTCGTAGAAAATAACACTATGATGAAAATCCATCTCAACTCACGCAACTGAATCTAGAGTCTGCTGAAGAGTCTTTTCGAAATCACTATTTCTTATTATTGTAGATTAAACTATTGGCTCACTTGATAGAAGATTTCAGCAGTTTAACacatatgaaaatatttttgggttCTTGTTTAGTATTGAAAGGCTTAGATCATTATCTGGTAGGGACTTGAAAACATGTTGTAAACATCTTGAAACTTGTTTAAAACATGAAGATTCTCTTGATCTTGATGGTGGAATTTTATTTGAAGAATTGAAAGTTATTAGAGAAGTTTTAACCGTTGAATCAAAATCAAGCTATATGATATTGAGTTCATTAAAGACTTTTAATTGTTTTCCTAATGCATGCATAACTTATAGAATAATATTGACTATTCCGAACAGTGTTGCATTTGCTAAAATAAGTTTTTCAAATCTCATTTGAGATCTACTATGTCACAAGATAGATAAAATAATCTTGCGTTGATTTCaattgaaaataattttttgaaGAACATTGATTATGAACGAATCATTAATGATTTTGCAACAAAAAAATGCTAAGAGGAtgatatttaaataatttaaagGTTTGGTCAATTTTTTTATAGGAAAAAAGATTGgatcaagaagaagaagaaaaagaaaaaggagaagaagaataaATCTCTTTATAGTGGTTTATGTTTTGATGTAGTATAAACATTGATTCAAAGATCCATACTTGTATTCTTTTTGCACAATGTCAAATGAAAATATATTCTTTATTcaattattttttttattcttaTATAAGGACACCACTCTTTTGATTCGTCCAAGACATCCAAATTCAAATGACGGACCCTAACTATATATACATACACTTGCTTCTTGATAGAATTAAATCAACAAACCAACATAATTAACTATACAACAAACTATACTAGGAAGACAAAATACATAACTAATTGTATTACTATAACAAGTTTAAGCTAATAATAGTTGTCATTTTTAGTTTTCAAAAAGTTTGTTCctatattttttttttattcAATGAAAATATATGCTTCTTAATAAATACATTTTCATTTGCTCTAAATACGGGAATGGATACTTCATCCGTCTCATAAAAAATATTTCATTTGCACTTCTTTCGGTTTCAAAATAATTGTTTTTATAATATTAATGGagcatttattattatttttccaCTATGATACCCCTATTTATTAATATTCATTTTATCTAATCATtcttttaattataattaatagATATATTTTAATAAATGATATTAATTTTATCATCAAAATTAACGCATCCAATAATTTCCATAAAAACCCTAAATTATTCGAATATAGATATTACTCGTATGTCATTTCAGCCCTAAAAAAACGGATTCCACAAACAGATACGACCGTTGGGCTCCTGATTCAAACTTCTACCTCTGATTCTTCAAATTTCACCTCATAAAACAAACTTCAACAATACCAATACATCCACAACACACCAAGAACAAGAAAATATCTGAAGAATCAATTCAAGAAACCATGAGATTCCACTTTCAGGAACCAAAATCTCCCATCAACTATGAAGAACAAGAAGAAGATACTCATGAAAACAGCTCCTACTACCCCGGTTGCAAGAAAAACGCCAACTGTAAATGTGAATTTTGCATTGCCAGTATCAATGCAACCCTTGATCTCGTACCCAATAGCTCCTTAACTAAATTCTCTTCTTCAAAACCCAATTTCAATAGCTACTCTCCAATCACCTTTGATTCTTCCATTTTCAACACGCCAAGAAAAGGTTCTAGCTTTATAGAACCACCGTCCAGTGCTATCATCAAATCAAGTGCTAAATCGAATCATGTTCAGAGAGTGGAGATGAAGAACGAGGGAAAAAAGAGGGATTTTTGCTCTGGTGTTGGTGTGTTGAATGTGATGATGGTTTTGGGGTTTCTTTTGTTTACTGATGTTGTTTTGTCGAAGGTTGTTTCTGTGGTTTATCAACCTTCTTTGTCGCCGGAATTAGTGAAAAGGGTTGGTGAGAAATGTTTTCAAATTCAAGATTTGAATGGAAAGTTGAGATTTTTGCAGAAAGAATTTGGGAATGTTGTTCATGGAAAAGTTTCAAACTGTAGTTTTACTGGTAGCTCATGGGATGTTAGCCAGGTATTGTAATTTTCGAACTATTCCTTGAAAAAAGTTTCTTGATTTGTTAAAAAAAGTATGAAATTTTGAATTTGGCTTTAAAATTTGTATATAGGATGGTCTGTTATTGAATTCAAGGTGCAAATTGTATAAATCAGCAATGGAGGAGGTTGTAATTTGGGGTTGGCCTCTACAAACTGCTGGAATGATCACAACCGGGATGTCTTCTCGGACCCTAACTATCTTATCAGGAAGAGTTACTGAGGTAAATTCAATTCTCCAAAATGCTTTCAGTTTCAATTTATGGTTGATAGCCATAATAATTTGAGAAAGTTAAATAATTAGACGTTCTGGATCAGTGTATGTTTATATGAATGTGCCCCACACCAATGCACCTATGTAGCACAAACACCTCTTAACAAAGACAGACACCTCTTAACAAAGACGTGTCACGTGTTTGACATGTGTAAGTGTCCGACACAACGGCCATACATGTGATTAATTACCGTTTGTTCATTTTTTGAAATTAGTATGGGTGTCGTCCATTTGTCATTACTGGTGTCATgtcttgtgtgtgtgtttgtgttggtgcTTCATAAACGAACACGGGTTGGACATGCCCTCAATCTGTTCGTGTTTTGAAATTTGTATCGGTGTCGTCCATGTGTCATTATTGGTGTCCTGTTTTGCGTCGTGATTGTGCCGGTGCTTCAGACCAACATGGTTTGGACACGCCCTCAATCTAAGGGGTCTGTATGTATACATATGTTATCGGTGACTAACTTAATGTTGTTTTTGTGTTTCTGTTTAAAAGTGGAGTGATGGACAAGTTAGCTATTTGATTCGAAAGGCTAATACTTCATGGATACAACCAGAATGGGGTGCCTCAGTAGTTCAACTAGATCCTAACACTTGGATTCTTGAATATCAAAGGAGCTCTATTGTTGATGGTAAAGGATTGTTTTCTGCAGCATTGGAGTTACTCAAACATAGGATTTCAAGGAATATTGACAAGATGAAGAAAAATTTCTGGCTTTTTGCTGTTAGCTTTGAAGATAATCGTAGCTACAATTGGTTCGCAACAACAAACTATGGGTCTAAAACCCCGACTTGAGGTGAATAGTAACTAGATTTAGGAGTTAAGTCATTCTCAATCAGCACATACACCTTCATGTCTTTTGAGGAGCTTCAAGTTCTTTACTGTAAAGGTTCTTTAACTTTGATTTCATCTGTCAATTCTTGATCAACAATATATTTGGAATCTCTTAGTAGTGTTCACCTTTGAGTATGTTTTTATCTTTGTTCATTAATTTTTATTGTACTTTAATATCCTATGAGTTATAAAACAAAACCTGGCTAAACATAAAATATGTGAATAAGCAAACTTATAATGTATATAAACTCTTGTAACTTTGCAAGCCCAATGTGTACACTTAATAGTGCTCTCAAATGCTAAGAAATTTCTAGCCCTTTTCGCATCGTTCGGATTTTAAAATCTGGACGCATCACATATTACAAGAGATCTCAAGTTCATCTGAAACACCCTTGAATGTACAAAAACCTTGTTCGGATTTTAAAACTCAGACACAATATATTACATAAGAGTTCATGTTCATCCGAAACGTCTAGAATGCAAAAACCATGTCTGAATTTCAAAATCCGTAACTGTCCGAAATGCccttttttttcttctaaaattttaatattttaaatataattttgTCCGGACTTTGAAATTCTCATGGACCATATATGATGAAAATGATATACTATTGTCATTAGATGATGAATCCGGATTGCAATATCTGGGCATGTCTATTTGTGTATTAGAGGTGTCTGAATTTCAACCTCTATCTAAACGATGCGAAAGTAGAGTACTTTTGGATTTTAATGGGTTTGAGAGAACTAGTAAACAATGAGCATTGCCCTTTATAAACTCTTGCAAGCCAGGCCCAACTTGTGTTTTGATTTGTATGGTATATATGAAATAATGTGACCCATGAGTGAGCAGAAGTAGGACATTCTTTTGTTTTTAACCACACAAGTCACTCCATAAAGAAGCCAAAATAATGACAGAGGTATTGTATAAAAGCAGAAATGGTAAACTATGCTGAACTTGATTACAAACAAACTTTCATTTTATAGATTTCTTAACCACTGATCAACCATAATGTCCACGCTCTTATTTGTTTTGAATACCGAACACCGTGTTAGGTTTCTAGTATTTTACTGTCAAAACCAGAAACCAATTCCACTGGTTAAACAAACTCACAGTTACATAATTCTGTCATAAACTTTAACAATCTGAATATAACATGCTCTAATGATGCTCTTACAGAAAAACAGGAGTGGTTTATGGCCCTAACAACATAACCTGATGCATGTCATTGACAAAGAGCAAAAGCAGTAATAGGGCACTAGCTTTAGGTGAAGTTGTATAGATAGGTCAGTGAGTACGGTTTTCAAATGATTCTGAAACTTATCTGCTAAGTGGTACCGGTAGGGTAAACATAGTATTGTAAATTGATGTCGGCAGCAACAAACGAAAGCACAAACAGTTACGAATGCGAGGGAAACAAGTAGTTGGCCCGGTTTTCAGGTTTTCAGGAACACGCGGGTTCACTCTTACAAGCTATAACCAATCATTAGTATATAAAGACTCAAAAGCTCTGAATGTGTGGGACTTGTAGGACTTGTGACCTTTGAAATATCTCAAACACTAAAAAACCAGAACATATATCTGATGAAAAGACACAGTTGTTATTGTTTTTTCTATAGAAAATTAAGATCAAAGGAAAGTAGGGACACACTTTGTATACAAATGAGTTGAAAATGTTACTGGTATAAACAAATGACTGATATATTGTTGAGTATGGTTACAACATTGACAAGTGGTAGGGACGAGCGAGACCATGCCCTTGCGTTTTTTCAATTGCGCGTTAGACTCAGCTGTTTGTTGTGGAAGGCGACTGGGCTGTAGGGCGCGACAAGCCTGGAATATAATACAACAATTACAGGAGCAATCAAGAAGGAATACCAGGACTTAGGATAACACTTTCAAAATTGTTTTCTTCGATAAGTTAATGTTTTATATCTTCGAATCACAAGAATGTAGCGATTTAGTTCGGACAATTTACGAATCAGTAATTCAATATCTTAAATTAAAGAATGCCAATAAGTTTAGTGCTTTCATTGAAACATCTCTTTAGTAAATAGCCATGAAAAAAATATATACTTATTTGAATAGCACATCATTTAATCAAGATAAGCTAAGGCCTATAAAATTGAGCTCTTAGGTTTAGAAGAAAAAGACTAAATTGGCCTGAGTTCTTCCGTTAAAATGACTGCAAATTACGATTTCGCATATTTGAGGATCTAAGTTGAAAGATCAGTAATAGATCAAAGTTCAATCTGTTGAATAAGTCAGTTTGATTTTTAGAATTATTTctattgtttgtttttaattaattGTTTGTTGCTTTCAATTCCTATTTTCTCTCACACTTAGGATATGCTGTTAGTGTGTTAGTGTATGAGGTAGTTTCCTATTTTCTAGGTAGTAAGTTGTATTGCTAAGTCTTGCACACACTTAAGATATGCTGTTAGTGTGTGAGGTAGTTTCCTATTTTCTAGGTAGTAAGTTGTATTGCTAAGTCTTGCACATAGTTTCCTATTTTCTAGGTAGTAAGTTGTATTGCTAAGTCTTGCACACACTTAAGCTATGCTGTTAGTGTGAGGTAGTTTCCTATTTTCTAGGTAGTAAGTTGTATTGCTAAGTCTTGCACACACTTAAGATATGCTTATATGCTGTTAGTGTGTGAGGTAGTTTCCTATTTTCTAGGTAGTCAGTTGTACTGGTAAGTCTATAAACTTGGCCCTTTGAGTTTCTAATAAGCAACGTAGAATAGAACCATTTTTCTGTGTTAACATCTGGTATCAGAGCTAGGTGTATAGCAAGTAAAGAGAAGCAACAAACTTCAATCATGGCTACAACCACGGATGGCAACTTCGTGCAACCTGCAATTCCAAAATTGAGTGAGCATTATGATCATTGGGTAATGCTAATGGAGAATTTTTTAAGGTCAAAGGAGTATTGGAATCTTATAGATCCCGGGATTCCTCAACATGTTGATGGTACTATATTAACGGAGAACGAGAAGAAAACGGTGAACGAGCTTAAGCTAAAAGATTTGAAGGTAAAGAATTACCTCTTTCAAGCAATCGATCGATCTATGCTTGAAACAATTTTAAAGAAGGAGACATCAAAAGAGATATGAGATTCCTTAAAACAGAAATACCAAGGCACTGCTAGAGTGAAGCGAGCACAACTTCAAGCCCTACGACATGAGTGGGAGATTTTACAGATGAAGAATGGAGAATCAGTTAATGACTATTTTGCTCGAACTCTCACTATTGCAAATAAGATGTGAATGTACGGTGAACAAATGTCGGATCTTACTGTTGTCGAAAAGATTCTTCGCTCAATGACCTCCAGGTATGATTATGTAGTGTGTTCTATCGAAGAATCTCATGTTTTGGATTCCATGACTGTAGATGAACTCCAAAGTAGTTTGTTGGTACACGAACAACGAATGAATGGACACAATTCACATGAAGAGCAAGTGTTGAAAGTAACTCGAGATGAGACCAATACTGGTCGTGGCCGTGAAAGAGGTGGCTTTCGGAGTGGATTTGCTCGAGGAAGAGGCAGAGGAGGCAGACAACGAGTAGACAAGGCAGTAGTGGAATGTTATTACTGTCATGAGTTTGGACATTTTCAATATGAATGCCCAAAGAAACCACAGGACAACATTGCAAATTATGTTGAGACCAATGAGGAAGCAATGTTACTCATGGCACAACTTTCATCAGAGGaaaaatcaaacacacaagacaTGTGGTTTATCGATTCAGGCTGCAACAATCACATGACAGGAAGAAATGGTTGATTCTCCTCCATTGATGAAAGTTTTTAAGATGAAGTGAAATTAGGGAATAATCATGCTCTAAAGGTCTGTGGAAAAGGCATGGTTAAACTTTTGATAAACGGAGTTGTTCATTTTCTAAATGATGTATTTTATGTGCCTGAGCTGAAAAATAATTTATTTAGTGTGGGGCAACTTCTGGAAAGAGGGTTAACAGTTGAAATGAAGCAAAACAAGTGTAGAGTGTTTAAATAAAATGGACTTATTTTTGAAACCTTCATGACTATTAATCGTATGTTTGCTATTTATGTAAAATTCAGAGTCTCCCAATCCTGCTTTCAGGTCAGTTCTGTGCCACCAGCTCAAGTATGGCACTCTCGTTATGGTCACTTGAGCTACAGTGGACTGAAAACTTTAATGGAGCATGACATGGTGAAAGGGTTGCCCTCCTTTAAACCAACATCTCAACTTTGTGAACATTGCCTTAAAGGGAAACATCAACGAGACCCTTTTCCACGACAAAGTAATTGGCGGGCGTCTCAGTTGTTGCAGTTAATTTACTCAGATATTTGTGGTCCTATCAATCCTACATCCAATGGAAATAAAAGGTACATACTCACTTTCATTGATGATTTAAGTAAGAAAGTATGGGTATATTTTCTTATGGAGAAAAGCGAAACTTTTGGTGCATTTAAAGAGTTTAAAGCATTAGTTGAAAAACAAGTTGGCGCTCCCATTCAAATATTACGTACCGATAGAGGGGGAGAGTATCTTTCTAAAGAGTTTGCTGAATTTTTCAATAAACATGGTATTGAAAGACAACTCACTGCTTCATACACGCCACAACAAAATGGCATAGCTGAGAGAAAAAATCAAACGATTATAAATATGGTTCGCAGTGTTTTGGTGGAAAAGGGAGTTCCAAGATCTTTTTGGCCAAAGCTGTAAAATAGGTGATTCATATTTTAAACAGAAGCCAGACTCTTGCTGTCAAGAACGTCACACCAGAGGAAGCATGGAGCGGAATTAAGCCGTCTGTTTCATATTTTAGAATCTTTGGCAGAATTAGATACGTTCATGTACCTGATCAGAAAAGGAGCAAACTTGATGATAAAAGTATCAAATGTGTGTTGTTGGGTGTAAGTGAGGAGTCTAAGGCCTACAAACTTTATGATCCAATCAAGAAGAAAATTTGGATCAGTAGAGATGTTAAATTCCAGGATACTGCTGCCTGGGATAGGGGTGAAGCAAAAACAAGCATAACACTTGATACAAATGAGTTGAATCCTTTGGAAGAATCTAGTCAAGAAGATGATGAGATAATCCAAAATTCTAATGATACAACAACAACTACAAGTGATGCAGCTCCAAACTCAACTTCAAATATGTTGGATTCCAACATTTCAAGAGCTTCAGAAAATTCAGCTCAAGGGAGGACTAGAGGACCACCAATATGGATGAGATATTATGTCATTGGTGATGATTTAACTAAGGAAGATGCAATGAATTTTGCCATGTTTGCAGGTTCAGATCCAGTAACATATAAACAAGCATAAAAAATTCAGCATTGGAGGGATGCAATGGATGCTGAAATTCAAGCAATTCAAAGGAATGATACATGGGAGCTAGTTGACCCACCACCAAATTGCAAAGTTGTAGGAGTCAAGTGGATTTTCAAAACTAAGCTGAAGGAGACAAGGGAGATTGACGAATTCAAGGCTAGACTCGTAGCAAAAGGCTACACTCAAGAGGAAGGCATAGATTACAGTGAGATCTTTGCGCCGTTCGCTCGTCTTGAAACCATCAGAACCGTTGTTGCATTGGCAGCTACAAAAAGGTGGGGGGTATTCATCAACTTGATATTAAATCAGCTTTCTTACATGGAGCAATCAATGAAAATGTCTACCTAGAGCAGCCACCAGGTTATGTATTTCGAGGATGTGAGCATCAAGTATACAAGCTTAAGAAGGCCTTGTATGGCCTTAAGCAGGCTCCTAGAGCCTGGTACAGCAAGTTGGAATCCTATCTTGCAGCaaatgattttttgaaatgtCCACATGAACACACTTTATTTatgaagaagaaagagaaaggtGAAATTTTAATTGTGTGTGTTTATGTAGATGATCTCATATATACCGGTAATGATATGTCGATGTTTCAAGAGTTCAAAACTATGATGATGAAAGAATTTGCAATGACTGACTTAGGCAAGATGA is a window of Lathyrus oleraceus cultivar Zhongwan6 chromosome 6, CAAS_Psat_ZW6_1.0, whole genome shotgun sequence DNA encoding:
- the LOC127097042 gene encoding uncharacterized protein LOC127097042, producing MRFHFQEPKSPINYEEQEEDTHENSSYYPGCKKNANCKCEFCIASINATLDLVPNSSLTKFSSSKPNFNSYSPITFDSSIFNTPRKGSSFIEPPSSAIIKSSAKSNHVQRVEMKNEGKKRDFCSGVGVLNVMMVLGFLLFTDVVLSKVVSVVYQPSLSPELVKRVGEKCFQIQDLNGKLRFLQKEFGNVVHGKVSNCSFTGSSWDVSQDGLLLNSRCKLYKSAMEEVVIWGWPLQTAGMITTGMSSRTLTILSGRVTEWSDGQVSYLIRKANTSWIQPEWGASVVQLDPNTWILEYQRSSIVDGKGLFSAALELLKHRISRNIDKMKKNFWLFAVSFEDNRSYNWFATTNYGSKTPT